Proteins encoded in a region of the Quercus lobata isolate SW786 chromosome 8, ValleyOak3.0 Primary Assembly, whole genome shotgun sequence genome:
- the LOC115955983 gene encoding uncharacterized protein LOC115955983, with amino-acid sequence MAKRWELGFPKSNASSLKEQVARTILRNVRAQGHPYVEIREDGKKFIFFCTLCLAPCYSDTVLFDHLKGNLHTERLSTAKVTLMGPNPWPFNDGVLFFDNSVENDKNSGVSNTSKSRLLEWHNDDNNLSIVNYDGNSKSSGNGYVVDHSDTEISFDDLTLDANGENGSLVIPGVRIGHEISDIKGQEVGFGLIGARFCEKDDISIGINRIWCEWLGKKSPGGNNDKFKVPEHDFAVITFNYNLDMGHKELFDNVKSLPSSSPTTKSEIGNGTSRKRKASFSDPEDVSESLSNQYDSSVEDTSASNDSSSRLLLTHFDDQLLHTRFISNKSIRRELRRQQRVAAERMCDICQQRMLPGKDVSALMNMKTGRLACSSRNVNGAFHVFHTSCVIHWILFCEFQIITKELRNKRNAAKYDEIGKDGEAKATRTQDDSVFCPECEGTGIIIEGNELETPNILPSEMFKCKIKASDGRRAWMKNPEVLDNCSTGFHFPCQSEETNQEKAKPLKLLRFYGCDV; translated from the exons ATGGCTAAAAGGTGGGAATTAGGGTTTCCGAAGTCTAATGCTTCTAGTCTTAAAGAACAAGTAGCAAGAACCATTCTCCGGAATGTGAGGGCGCAAGGGCATCCATACGTTGAGATTCGGGAAGATGGGAAAAAGTTTATTTTCTTCTGTACTTTGTGTCTTGCACCATGTTATAGCGATACTGTGTTATTTGATCACTTGAAGGGGAATCTTCACACTGAGAGGTTATCTACTGCCAAGGTTACACTTATGGGACCGAATCCCTGGCCCTTTAATGATGGTgttcttttctttgataattcagtggaaaatgataaaaattctgGGGTTTCAAATACTAGTAAAAGTAGGTTGTTGGAGTGGCACAACGATGATAACAATCTTTCTATTGTCAACTATGATGGAAATTCGAAATCTAGTGGTAATGGGTATGTTGTTGATCATTCAGATACTGAAATTAGTTTTGATGATTTGACTTTGGATGCTAATGGGGAGAATGGCAGTTTGGTAATTCCTGGTGTGCGGATTGGGCATGAAATTTCTGATATAAAGGGGCAGGAGGTTGGTTTTGGACTAATTGGTGCCAGGTTCTGTGAGAAGGATGACATTTCAATTGGGATTAATAGAATATGGTGCGAGTGGTTAGGGAAAAAGAGTCCTGGTGGAAATAACGATAAGTTCAAGGTTCCAGAGCATGATTTTGCTGTTATTACTTTCAATTACAATTTAGATATGGGTCACAAGGAGCTGTTTGATAATGTGAAGTCATTGCCCTCATCTAGTCCGACAACAAAATCAGAGATTGGGAATGGCACTAGTAGGAAAAGAAAGGCATCATTTTCTGACCCTGAGGATGTTAGTGAGTCCTTGAGTAATCAATATGATTCATCTGTGGAAGATACTTCAGCATCAAATGATTCCTCTTCAAGATTGCTTTTGACTCACTTTGATGATCAACTTCTGCATACGAGGTTTATTTCAAATAAGTCTATAAGGCGGGAATTGAGACGGCAACAGCGTGTAGCGGCAGAAAGGATGTGTGACATCTGCCAACAAAGGATGCTTCCTGGGAAAGATGTATCAGCACTTATGAATATGAAGACTGGAAGGCTTGCATGCAGCAGTCGAAACGTGAATGGG gcatttcatgtttttcataCTTCCTGCGTCATACATTGGATACTTTTTTGTGAGTTTCAAATAATTACAAAGGAGTTACGTAACAAAAGAAATGCAGCTAAATACGATGAAATAGGAAAAGATGGTGAGGCAAAAGCCACAAGAACACAAGATGATTCTGTTTTCTGCCCAGAGTGCGAGGGCACTGGAATCATAATTGAAGGAAATGAGCTGGAGACACCAAATATCCTTCCTTCTGAG ATGTTCAAGTGTAAAATAAAGGCAAGTGATGGACGTAGAGCATGGATGAAAAATCCTGAAGTGTTGGATAACTGCTCAACAGGTTTTCATTTCCCTTGTCAGTCAGAAGAAACAAATCAG GAAAAGGCAAAACCCCTGAAATTGCTGCGTTTCTATGGATGTGATGTATAG